A single window of Cryptomeria japonica unplaced genomic scaffold, Sugi_1.0 HiC_scaffold_681, whole genome shotgun sequence DNA harbors:
- the LOC131872594 gene encoding probable glucan endo-1,3-beta-glucosidase A6, which yields MGAYGFHLSLIVACFGIKSVWGDTDPFLLSHAVGINYGRLADNLPPPSKAVELMKSINAGYVEIYDANPEVLKALANSSLPEVPGMASSTTTSDQWLRTNLLPYYPLTKISIIMVGNEILSNTQLQPYLVPAMQNMHTSLQKLNLDSSVKVTTSVAMDALSSSYPPSNGSFRPELAMSVIQPMLSFLSATDSYFFLDVYPFFAWNSDPANISLDYVLFGEITADVVQDGILSYSIMLDAQLDAAIAAMATLGYGEVKVVISETGWPTNGDSSGATVANAASYNTRLVSKFLSNSGSPRRPQTFFPTFIFALFNEGQKPGATIERNWGLFYADGTPVYDIDLSAGVIKTLEAWHRRRRLFLVNLFGRSFCAQPICFYYLFF from the exons ATGGGGGCTTATGGATTTCACCTGTCTTTAATTGTTGCGTGTTTTGGGATAAAATCTGTGTGGGGAGATACAG ATCCGTTTTTGTTGAGTCATGCGGTGGGAATCAACTATGGTAGGCTGGCAGACAATCTGCCACCGCCATCAAAAGCAGTGGAGCTTATGAAGAGCATTAACGCAGGCTATGTCGAAATCTACGATGCGAATCCTGAAGTCCTGAAGGCGCTGGCCAATAGCAGCCTCCCTGAAGTTCCAGGCATGGCCTCCAGCACTACCACTTCAGACCAATGGCTTCGAACCAACCTTCTCCCTTATTATCCCCTCACCAAAATCTCCATCATCATGGTGGGCAACGAGATTCTATCAAACACCCAACTTCAGCCCTACCTTGTCCCGGCAATGCAAAACATGCACACCTCCTTACAGAAGTTGAATCTAGACTCCTCCGTTAAAGTAACCACATCCGTAGCCATGGACGCCCTCTCTTCCTCTTACCCTCCCTCCAACGGCTCCTTCAGACCAGAACTCGCCATGTCAGTAATACAGCCCATGCTCAGCTTCCTCAGTGCCACGGATTCTTATTTCTTCCTGGATGTCTACCCTTTCTTCGCCTGGAATTCCGACCCCGCCAACATATCTCTGGACTATGTGCTCTTTGGCGAGATAACCGCGGACGTAGTACAGGACGGCATTCTGAGTTACTCCATCATGCTGGATGCACAGCTGGACGCCGCCATAGCGGCCATGGCGACGCTGGGATACGGTGAGGTGAAAGTGGTCATTAGTGAGACGGGGTGGCCCACCAATGGCGACTCAAGCGGCGCCACCGTAGCCAACGCCGCCAGCTACAACACAAGACTCGTCAGCAAGTTTTTATCAAACAGCGGTAGTCCGCGTCGTCCGCAGACGTTCTTTCCCACATTCATCTTCGCCCTCTTTAATGAAGGTCAGAAGCCCGGTGCCACCATAGAGCGCAACTGGGGCCTCTTTTATGCTGACGGAACACCAGTCTACGACATCGATCTCTCCGCCGGCGTGATTAAAACTCTGGAGGCGTGGCATCGTCGTCGTCGACTGTTTCTTGTCAATTTGTTTGGGCGATCATTTTGTGCTCAACCAATTTgcttctattatttatttttttaa